The proteins below come from a single Streptococcus hyointestinalis genomic window:
- a CDS encoding ABC transporter ATP-binding protein codes for MFLEINHLEKVYHTRFSKEQTRALQDVDFKVEDGEFIAIMGESGSGKTTLLNILATLEKPTKGSVILGGQDITKIKENKLASFRLHNLGFVFQDFNLLDTLSIRDNIFLPLVLERKSYKEMAQRLDELAPQLRIEDLLDKRPFELSGGQKQRVAIARSLMTKPQLLLADEPTAALDYRNSEDLLELFEDINLDGQTILMVTHSANAASHARRVLFIKDGRIFHQVYRGNKSTKEFGKDISLAMSALLGGE; via the coding sequence ATGTTTTTAGAAATCAATCACTTAGAGAAAGTTTACCACACTCGCTTTTCAAAAGAGCAAACCCGTGCGCTTCAGGACGTCGACTTCAAAGTCGAGGACGGCGAGTTCATCGCTATCATGGGAGAGTCTGGCTCTGGTAAGACCACACTGCTCAATATCCTAGCCACACTGGAAAAGCCAACTAAAGGCTCTGTCATCCTAGGCGGACAAGACATCACAAAGATTAAGGAAAACAAACTAGCCAGCTTTCGCCTGCACAATCTCGGCTTTGTCTTTCAAGATTTCAACCTTTTAGACACTCTGTCTATCAGAGACAATATTTTCTTGCCTTTGGTGCTTGAGCGCAAGAGCTACAAGGAAATGGCACAGCGCTTAGATGAGCTTGCACCGCAGTTGCGTATCGAGGATTTACTGGATAAGCGTCCCTTTGAGCTGTCTGGTGGGCAAAAGCAGAGGGTGGCGATTGCTCGTAGTTTAATGACAAAACCACAGTTGCTGCTAGCAGATGAGCCGACTGCTGCGCTTGATTATCGCAACTCGGAAGACCTCCTAGAACTTTTTGAGGACATCAATTTGGACGGTCAAACCATTTTGATGGTTACTCACTCAGCCAACGCCGCCAGCCATGCTAGACGTGTCCTTTTCATCAAGGACGGGCGTATCTTCCACCAAGTTTATCGTGGCAATAAATCCACCAAAGAGTTTGGCAAGGACATCTCGCTTGCCATGTCTGCTCTTTTAGGAGGTGAGTAG
- a CDS encoding NisI/SpaI family lantibiotic immunity lipoprotein, with amino-acid sequence MMKRTIGYGRCVLFLLLAAVFLLTACQTKEKQQVSLDTNSQTLKIKGVAYDISNKEVSEDAIQKLAYRFKAYLVLDSDNKLRQAKSIRAVMDYAKEQLDDKKATSSTPLLFIGNVYQTTDGLAVSIKDSYYKLEKTSAKSSDKLDLTALIKSSDSESRDVKLSSTNARKLTIGNQDYHISDILMSEDNLGSYVSTLSESVTFETKTGKILDKSELTKLTDASAADRTSWDYGDIYHTKENADDLVVAINNDYHLLQKEN; translated from the coding sequence ATGATGAAAAGGACCATCGGTTATGGAAGATGTGTTTTATTTCTTCTTTTGGCTGCGGTGTTTCTACTAACTGCTTGTCAAACAAAGGAAAAGCAGCAGGTGTCACTTGATACCAACAGCCAAACGCTAAAAATAAAAGGCGTCGCCTACGACATCTCTAACAAAGAAGTTTCAGAAGATGCTATTCAAAAGCTGGCGTATCGCTTTAAAGCCTATCTTGTCCTAGATAGTGACAATAAACTTCGCCAAGCCAAGTCTATACGAGCTGTGATGGATTATGCTAAGGAACAACTAGACGATAAAAAAGCCACGTCCAGTACGCCACTACTTTTTATCGGAAATGTCTATCAGACAACAGACGGACTGGCTGTTTCAATCAAAGACAGCTATTATAAGCTTGAAAAAACAAGCGCAAAGAGTAGCGACAAACTCGACCTGACAGCACTGATAAAGAGTAGCGACAGTGAGTCTAGAGATGTCAAGCTCTCATCAACAAACGCTCGCAAGCTCACAATAGGTAACCAAGACTACCACATTTCTGATATACTAATGAGTGAGGACAATCTCGGCTCTTATGTCTCAACCCTATCAGAGAGCGTGACTTTTGAGACCAAAACGGGCAAGATTCTTGATAAGAGCGAGCTTACCAAGCTAACAGACGCTAGCGCTGCTGATAGGACGAGCTGGGATTATGGCGACATCTACCATACTAAGGAAAACGCTGACGACTTAGTCGTCGCTATCAACAATGACTATCATTTACTACAAAAGGAAAATTAA